One Gavia stellata isolate bGavSte3 chromosome 20, bGavSte3.hap2, whole genome shotgun sequence genomic region harbors:
- the PFDN4 gene encoding prefoldin subunit 4 has protein sequence MAATMKKAAAEDVNVTFEDQQKINKFARNTSRITELKEEIEVKKKQLQNLEDACDDIMMLDDGDSLLIPYQIGDVFISHSQEETQEMLEAAKKSLQEEIETLESRVESIQRVLSDLKVQLYAKFGNNINLEAEDS, from the exons ATGGCCGCCACCATGAAGAAAGCG GCTGCAGAAGATGTCAATGTTACTTTTGAAGATCAACAGAAAATTAACAAGTTTGCAAGAAATACGAGCAGGATCACAgagctgaaagaagaaatagaagtgaAAAAG AAACAACTTCAGAATTTGGAAGATGCTTGTGATGACATCATGATGCTTGATGATGGTGATTCACTTCTGATACCCTACCAAATTGGAGATGTCTTCATTAGTCATTCCCAAGAAGAGACACAAGAGATGCTGGAGGCGGCAAAG aaaagtttacAAGAAGAAATTGAAACGTTAGAATCTCGAGTGGAATCAATTCAGAGGGTGTTATCTGACCTGAAAGTTCAGCTCTATGCAAAGTTTGGAAATAACATAAATCTTGAGGCTGAGGACAGTTAA